A genome region from Anastrepha obliqua isolate idAnaObli1 chromosome 4, idAnaObli1_1.0, whole genome shotgun sequence includes the following:
- the LOC129244078 gene encoding uncharacterized protein LOC129244078: MGLAIISVIKELDSGYLEVTVYLRVCNIVGYKQTQIIKPGSRWLWQVTGSKVPEFTTELATKSPTSSEQNLYSELIKLQPSTSTEQSHLPPQHTEPSTISQSTLASESEVLQSTSYQKNGDISTPDVTEVNNVIEDVNTQPENVVSSNDSPIVCIFCNKQKKKVRSKMLPLHAAETNQFKVKVIGITIESITDKFLTKLAALSKKILLKRDDVIF; this comes from the exons ATGGGATTGGCTATCATTTCCGTTATTAAGGAGTTAGA CAGTGGATATTTGGAGGTCACGGTGTATTTGCGAGTTTGTAATATAGTAGG GTATAAGCAAACCCAGATTATTAAACCTGGGTCGCGGTGGCTTTGGCAAGTAACAGGTAGTAAAG TACCTGAGTTCACTACCGAACTCGCAACAAAATCTCCAACATCAtcagaacaaaatttatattctgaATTGATAAAGCTCCAGCCTTCAACCTCCACAGAACAATCTCATTTACCGCCTCAACATACAGAACCTTCAACAATTTCACAATCGACTTTAGCTAGTGAATCAGAGGTCTTACAATCGAcaagttatcaaaaaaatggtgacaTTAGTACACCAGATGTTACTGAAGTAAACAATGTAATTGAGGACGTAAATACTCAACCCGAAAATGTTGTCAGTAGTAATGACTCTCCgattgtttgtatattttgtaataaacagAAGAAGAAAGTGCGCTCAAAAATGCTTCCACTTCATGCAGCTGAAACAAACCAATTTAAAG taAAAGTCATTGGCATTACAATCGAGAGTATCACAGACAAGTTTTTGACGAAATTGGCAGCATTATCGAAGAAGATATTATTAAAAAGGGacgatgttattttttaa